Proteins from a single region of Festucalex cinctus isolate MCC-2025b chromosome 19, RoL_Fcin_1.0, whole genome shotgun sequence:
- the LOC144007656 gene encoding fibronectin type III domain-containing protein 5b-like: MGHAAWKETLEEEEEAGGMVGSLWRSLVLLGFLCVSPVGADSLLSAPLNVTIKEIEVNSAVVTWETLEGDPVIGFAITQQKKDVRMMRFIQEVNTTTRSCALWGLDEDTEYIVHVQSISMGGSSPPSDPVLFRTPKESEKLASKSPDELTLEEIGQAAQLRAGEVIIIAVVLVMWAGVIALFCRQYDIIKDNEPNNNKDKAKNSSECSTPEHPQGGLLRSNV, encoded by the exons ATGGGCCACGCAGCGTGGAAAGAGACGctagaagaggaagaggaagcggGAGGGATGGTCGGGTCTCTGTGGCGGTCTTTGGTCTTGCTCGGCTTCCTGTGCGTGTCACCCGTTGGAGCTG ACAGCCTGCTGTCAGCTCCGCTCAATGTGACCATTAAGGAGATCGAGGTCAACTCGGCCGTGGTCACATGGGAGACTCTGGAGGGAGACCCTGTCATCGGATTCGCCATCACTCAACAG AAAAAGGACGTGCGCATGATGCGGTTCATCCAGGAGGTGAACACCACCACGCGCTCCTGCGCCTTGTGGGGTCTGGACGAGGACACCGAGTACATCGTTCACGTGCAGAGCATCAGCATGGGCGGCAGCAGTCCCCCCAGTGACCCCGTTCTCTTCCGAACCCCCAAAGAATCCGAGAAGCTGGCGTCCAAGAGTCCCG ACGAGCTCACACTGGAGGAAATTGGACAGGCCGCTCAGCTGCGAGCTGGTGAGGTCATCATCATCGCGGTGGTTCTTGTCATGTGGGCAG GCGTGATTGCGCTGTTCTGTCGTCAGTATGACATCATCAAAGACAACGAGCCCAACAACAATAAGGACAAGGCCAAGAATTCGTCGGAGTGCAGCACTCCCGAGCATCCGCAGGGCGGTCTCCTGCGCAGTAACGTTTAA